A genomic region of Coraliomargarita sinensis contains the following coding sequences:
- a CDS encoding type II toxin-antitoxin system VapC family toxin, whose translation MVTTDAEPCFVDTNILLSATLIGRPEHSRSHQLLGMGLTGELRLFVCGQIFREYLVVATRPLENNGLGLTPKKATENIRSFRKCLQLLDETDATARRLEWLTTKQRLKGKRIHDANIISIMIENGLRIIYTLNPTDFKIFAGMQTKQP comes from the coding sequence ATGGTGACGACGGACGCTGAACCCTGCTTCGTAGATACAAATATTTTACTCTCCGCGACTCTAATCGGTCGGCCCGAGCATTCACGTTCGCATCAACTGCTCGGAATGGGCCTGACAGGAGAACTACGGCTTTTTGTATGCGGGCAAATATTTCGTGAATATTTGGTCGTTGCCACGCGCCCGCTTGAGAACAACGGCTTAGGCCTCACCCCGAAAAAGGCGACCGAGAACATCCGATCCTTCCGGAAATGTCTACAACTTCTCGATGAAACAGATGCGACCGCTCGCCGCTTGGAATGGCTGACCACCAAACAAAGACTCAAAGGTAAGCGCATTCATGATGCCAATATTATCAGTATCATGATTGAGAATGGTTTGCGCATAATCTATACCTTGAACCCAACTGACTTTAAAATTTTTGCAGGAATGCAAACGAAACAGCCTTAG
- a CDS encoding transposase: protein MRTRRLKVSGSDATYHCMTRTVNGERLFGDREREILRKMIWQVADFCGVEVLTYCVMANHFH from the coding sequence ATGCGAACCCGGCGTCTAAAAGTAAGTGGTAGCGATGCGACCTATCACTGTATGACCAGAACGGTGAATGGAGAGCGTTTGTTTGGTGATCGGGAGAGGGAGATCCTGCGGAAGATGATCTGGCAGGTGGCGGATTTCTGCGGGGTCGAGGTGTTGACCTACTGCGTGATGGCGAATCACTTTCATG
- a CDS encoding aminotransferase class I/II-fold pyridoxal phosphate-dependent enzyme: MKEAGQQFVADHVSGLPRSGIRDFFAIVQAMPEAISLGIGEPDFVTPWHIREAAIFALEKGKTSYTDNLGLIRLRREISTYVENNFGIGYHPEKEVLVAVGVSEALDIALRAVLNPGDKVIYHEPCYVSYSPSIKLAHAEPIAVATSAEDEFGINPERVIEAWEPGVKVLLLNFPTNPTGGVTEKAKLEKLAKFAVEKDLLVISDEIYSELTFEGEHTSIASLPGMKERTIFLHGFSKAFAMTGFRIGYACGPQVLIEAMMKVHQYSMLCAPILSQEAAIEALKNGAPAVSKMKDAYQRRRDLIVRRFNEIGLKCHLPKGSFYAFPSIQGFGMSSIDFCKGLLEKEEVAIVPGTAFGESGAGFARASFSTSYERILEATDRIERYVGSLG, translated from the coding sequence ATGAAAGAAGCAGGTCAACAGTTTGTGGCAGACCATGTATCCGGTTTGCCCCGTTCCGGTATTCGCGATTTTTTTGCGATTGTTCAGGCCATGCCGGAGGCGATTTCCCTAGGCATCGGCGAGCCGGATTTTGTCACGCCCTGGCATATCCGCGAGGCGGCGATCTTTGCTTTGGAAAAAGGCAAGACGAGCTACACCGATAACCTCGGCCTGATTCGGCTGCGCCGGGAGATCAGCACCTATGTGGAAAACAATTTCGGTATCGGTTATCATCCGGAAAAGGAGGTGCTTGTCGCGGTCGGTGTTTCGGAGGCTCTGGATATTGCCCTGCGGGCAGTGCTCAACCCCGGGGACAAAGTCATTTATCACGAGCCCTGTTATGTTTCTTACAGCCCGAGTATCAAATTGGCGCATGCCGAGCCGATTGCTGTGGCGACAAGCGCGGAGGACGAATTTGGGATCAACCCGGAGCGGGTGATCGAGGCCTGGGAGCCGGGCGTGAAAGTGCTCCTGCTCAATTTCCCCACCAACCCCACCGGCGGGGTGACGGAAAAAGCCAAGCTCGAGAAGCTGGCCAAGTTTGCGGTGGAGAAGGATCTTCTGGTCATCAGCGACGAGATTTACTCCGAGCTCACTTTTGAGGGAGAGCACACCAGTATCGCTTCACTGCCCGGGATGAAGGAACGTACAATTTTCCTTCACGGCTTTTCCAAGGCATTTGCCATGACCGGTTTTCGTATCGGTTACGCCTGTGGGCCGCAGGTTCTGATCGAGGCCATGATGAAGGTGCACCAGTACAGTATGCTCTGCGCGCCGATTCTCTCGCAGGAGGCCGCTATCGAGGCATTAAAGAATGGTGCGCCGGCTGTCAGTAAGATGAAGGATGCTTACCAGCGCCGCCGCGACCTCATTGTTCGCCGTTTCAACGAGATCGGCCTCAAATGTCATTTGCCGAAAGGTTCCTTCTATGCCTTCCCGTCCATCCAAGGGTTCGGCATGAGTTCGATCGATTTCTGCAAGGGACTGCTCGAGAAGGAGGAAGTCGCGATTGTTCCGGGGACCGCCTTCGGTGAATCCGGAGCGGGGTTTGCCCGGGCCAGTTTTTCGACCAGTTACGAGCGCATCCTCGAAGCGACCGACCGTATCGAAAGGTACGTTGGCTCATTAGGCTGA
- a CDS encoding beta-ketoacyl-[acyl-carrier-protein] synthase family protein — MEQSRIVITGIGLTSPNGNTIEEYRKNLLDGVAGVQLMDVRYMGQQPAGVCDFDTKKYQNRKELRVGTRAGSIAIYSAHEAMNSSGIDFEGMDKSRIGVYVGTTEHGNVETENEVYNISKFDYDTRYWTHHHNPRTVANNPAGEITINMGITGPHYTIGAACAAGNAGLIQAVQMLRLGEVDVALAGGVSESIQTFGIFAGFKSQGALGSHEDVSKASRPFDKSRNGIVVSEGGAIYTLERLEDAQARGANILAEIIGYRINSDASDYVLPNPERQSECMRAALANAGIEPEDVDIVNTHATSTPQGDIQECKAIKEVFGECPNTYVNNTKSFIGHAMGAAGALELAGNLPSFQDNIVHPTINIDDLDPECALPNLIINEPRKVDAVKVILNNSFGMLGINSALIVRKFEK, encoded by the coding sequence ATGGAGCAATCCCGTATCGTCATCACAGGCATCGGCCTGACATCGCCCAACGGCAACACTATTGAGGAGTATCGCAAGAACCTGCTCGACGGTGTCGCCGGTGTGCAACTGATGGATGTGCGCTACATGGGCCAGCAACCGGCCGGGGTCTGCGACTTCGACACCAAGAAATACCAGAACCGCAAGGAATTGAGGGTCGGCACCCGGGCGGGCAGCATCGCTATCTACAGTGCCCACGAGGCCATGAACAGCTCGGGCATCGACTTTGAGGGGATGGACAAGAGCCGGATCGGGGTGTACGTCGGCACGACCGAGCACGGCAACGTGGAGACGGAAAACGAAGTCTACAACATTTCCAAGTTCGACTACGATACCCGCTACTGGACGCACCACCACAACCCCCGGACGGTGGCGAACAACCCGGCTGGCGAAATCACCATCAACATGGGGATCACCGGCCCGCACTACACCATCGGGGCCGCCTGTGCCGCCGGCAATGCCGGCCTCATCCAAGCCGTGCAGATGCTCCGCCTCGGCGAGGTGGACGTCGCCCTGGCGGGCGGTGTCTCGGAAAGTATCCAGACTTTCGGCATCTTCGCCGGCTTCAAGAGCCAGGGCGCCCTCGGCTCGCACGAGGATGTGAGCAAGGCCAGCCGCCCCTTCGACAAGAGCCGCAACGGCATCGTCGTCTCCGAAGGCGGCGCCATCTACACGCTGGAACGCTTGGAAGATGCTCAAGCTCGAGGCGCCAATATTCTGGCCGAAATTATCGGCTACCGGATCAATTCAGATGCCTCCGACTATGTGCTACCCAACCCGGAGCGCCAGTCCGAGTGTATGCGGGCTGCCCTCGCCAACGCGGGAATCGAGCCGGAGGACGTGGACATCGTGAACACCCACGCCACTTCGACCCCGCAGGGCGATATTCAGGAGTGCAAAGCGATAAAGGAAGTCTTCGGGGAATGCCCGAATACCTACGTCAATAACACCAAAAGCTTCATCGGACACGCCATGGGCGCAGCCGGAGCCCTCGAGTTGGCCGGCAATCTCCCCTCTTTTCAGGACAATATCGTCCACCCAACCATCAATATCGACGACCTGGACCCGGAATGTGCCCTCCCCAACCTGATCATAAACGAGCCCCGCAAGGTTGACGCGGTCAAAGTTATCCTCAACAACTCCTTCGGCATGCTCGGAATCAACTCCGCACTCATCGTGCGCAAGTTCGAAAAATAG
- a CDS encoding Lrp/AsnC family transcriptional regulator: MSSVLQLLLEGERLDTAQMAQVLGMSESEIEAEIARLESEGILLGWRPVLNPERAQENIVRAVIEVKISPERDGGFDRLATRIARFDAVESCYLMSGSYDLLVFAVGDDLREVATFVSERLASVEGVLSTATHFMLRAYKEQGHLLLAPSEGNDKPAVSP, encoded by the coding sequence ATGAGTTCCGTTCTGCAATTACTCCTCGAAGGTGAACGTCTTGATACTGCGCAAATGGCGCAGGTGCTTGGCATGTCTGAGTCCGAGATCGAGGCGGAGATCGCGCGACTGGAGTCCGAAGGGATTCTTCTTGGCTGGCGCCCCGTGCTTAATCCCGAGCGGGCCCAGGAGAACATCGTTCGCGCGGTAATCGAGGTAAAAATCAGTCCGGAGCGCGACGGCGGCTTCGATCGGCTGGCCACACGTATCGCACGTTTCGATGCGGTGGAGTCCTGCTACCTGATGTCCGGCAGCTACGACCTTTTGGTCTTCGCGGTGGGAGATGATTTGCGTGAAGTGGCGACCTTTGTTTCCGAGCGCCTCGCAAGCGTCGAGGGTGTGCTTTCCACGGCGACGCATTTTATGCTCCGTGCCTATAAAGAACAGGGCCACCTCTTGTTGGCGCCGAGTGAAGGCAACGATAAACCTGCAGTTAGTCCGTGA
- a CDS encoding acyl carrier protein, which yields MTEDQVKQIVIDIINEIAPDEDTTGLKSDVALREQMDLDSMDFLDIVMELRKQHGIEVPEADYPELASLDSCANYLTPKFNEK from the coding sequence ATGACAGAAGATCAGGTAAAACAAATCGTTATCGACATTATCAACGAGATCGCTCCGGACGAAGACACCACCGGTTTGAAAAGCGACGTCGCCCTGCGCGAACAAATGGACCTCGATTCCATGGACTTCCTCGACATCGTGATGGAGCTTCGCAAGCAGCACGGGATTGAAGTCCCGGAGGCGGATTACCCGGAACTTGCATCGCTCGACAGCTGCGCCAACTATTTGACGCCGAAGTTCAACGAGAAGTAG
- a CDS encoding response regulator, which produces MQQLYGCKVGGAVDRLFHIHGEQLFSGIVKDLKPGQTWTGRISPQENRYGIASVDVMLQREAESESQVWLYTLEHPKVNNDVRYSSRSELKMLRVILDNTLEYIYFRDVAGHFILSNKAFSRAVADGSKVPNVDNTIRDFVSEESAQWLAKVDRELADSGRAVVNEVSSVTLKNGLQQWLQLSVVPVRNNEGEMIGTLSVARDISDLKRTEDDLRLAIDQARAASRAKGEFLAAMSHEIRTPINGIIGASELCEETDLDREQRSYIDTVLQCGNTLLTLVNDVLDFSKIEAGQLNLEKLNFVPRTLMENVAESFVQETRKKGIELITAYDEKLPTYLMGDPTRLKQVLNNLVSNAVKFTDKGEIVIRAETRHVAEDSARIRFSVTDTGIGISEGRRDAIFESFTQADMSTTRKYGGTGLGLSISRQLVEMMEGQISVASEVGQGSAFTFEVPFALSAYHGAEAVPYNPELAGMRVLIVDDNETNREIYSQMCAGWGYRSTMVEDGSGAIAEMEKAGQENDPYELVILDQQMPALTGLDVASLIKSRSELRAARLILLSSSLDRREAERAAEIGVARALSKPVKRHTLLEVILETFELGGKKETRKDKPEEVNGTASSLDILVVEDNLVNQIVAKQRLKKLGHVVTIAGDSLDALEALKKKRYDCILMDIQMPGMDGYETTAAIRKYEKENRQAAHYIVAMTAHAMKGDEERCLAAGMDNYIAKPFRVERLKEVLLQAESHEQKTGGEALSRKGGFAEYLTTLSNEDREDLLVAAKIYIETLPGDIAKLQRALEDKDFEQSYFMAHNLKSVVGHFGQEDSVSLAVALEQASKKKLEREVRARGREFIESLQILARDVAAELKKAETRV; this is translated from the coding sequence ATGCAGCAACTTTATGGCTGCAAAGTGGGTGGCGCGGTGGACCGGCTCTTCCATATCCACGGGGAACAGCTTTTCAGCGGTATCGTTAAAGACTTGAAGCCGGGGCAGACTTGGACGGGGCGAATCTCCCCCCAGGAGAACCGCTACGGGATCGCATCCGTTGATGTGATGCTGCAACGGGAGGCCGAAAGCGAATCGCAGGTATGGCTCTACACCCTGGAGCACCCGAAAGTGAATAACGACGTCCGTTACAGTAGTCGGAGCGAGTTGAAGATGCTTCGGGTGATTCTCGATAATACTTTAGAGTACATCTATTTCCGCGATGTGGCAGGCCACTTTATCTTAAGCAATAAAGCTTTCAGCAGAGCGGTTGCGGACGGGAGCAAGGTTCCTAATGTGGATAACACGATAAGGGACTTTGTTTCTGAAGAAAGTGCGCAATGGCTTGCTAAAGTTGATCGTGAGCTGGCGGATTCCGGACGTGCCGTCGTGAATGAAGTCTCCAGTGTGACTTTGAAGAACGGGTTGCAACAATGGCTTCAGTTGTCGGTGGTTCCGGTGCGTAACAATGAAGGCGAGATGATTGGCACTCTGAGCGTGGCACGGGATATCAGCGATTTGAAGCGGACGGAAGATGACCTGCGATTGGCGATCGATCAGGCCCGCGCCGCCAGTCGGGCAAAAGGTGAATTCCTCGCGGCCATGAGCCATGAAATACGCACACCGATCAACGGGATTATCGGTGCCTCCGAACTGTGCGAAGAAACTGACCTCGACCGCGAGCAGCGGAGCTACATTGATACGGTCCTGCAGTGTGGAAATACTCTCCTGACACTGGTCAATGATGTGCTCGATTTCTCGAAAATCGAAGCCGGACAGCTCAATCTTGAAAAACTGAATTTCGTGCCGCGAACCCTTATGGAGAATGTGGCGGAGAGCTTTGTACAGGAGACCCGTAAAAAGGGGATCGAATTGATCACAGCCTACGATGAAAAGCTCCCCACGTATCTGATGGGCGATCCGACGCGCCTGAAGCAGGTGCTGAATAATCTGGTCAGTAATGCCGTGAAATTCACCGACAAGGGCGAGATTGTGATTCGGGCTGAAACACGGCATGTTGCTGAGGATTCGGCAAGGATTCGCTTCTCGGTGACTGATACAGGAATCGGTATTTCCGAGGGGCGTAGAGACGCCATCTTCGAAAGTTTCACTCAGGCGGATATGTCCACCACCCGTAAATATGGTGGCACCGGGCTGGGGCTATCGATCAGCCGTCAACTGGTCGAAATGATGGAGGGGCAGATCAGCGTGGCGAGCGAGGTCGGCCAGGGCTCGGCTTTTACATTTGAGGTGCCCTTTGCGCTTTCTGCTTATCACGGGGCGGAGGCGGTCCCCTACAACCCTGAGCTTGCCGGGATGCGAGTCCTGATTGTGGATGATAACGAGACGAACCGTGAAATTTACAGCCAGATGTGCGCCGGTTGGGGCTATCGAAGCACGATGGTGGAAGATGGTTCCGGTGCGATCGCCGAAATGGAAAAAGCCGGTCAGGAAAATGATCCCTATGAGCTGGTGATCCTTGACCAGCAAATGCCGGCGCTGACCGGACTGGATGTGGCCAGCTTGATTAAATCACGTTCCGAGTTGAGGGCGGCCCGGCTAATTCTTCTCTCTTCCTCTCTGGACCGAAGAGAGGCGGAGCGTGCTGCCGAGATCGGAGTTGCCCGGGCCCTCTCCAAGCCGGTGAAACGTCACACGCTGTTGGAGGTGATTCTTGAAACCTTTGAACTGGGCGGGAAAAAAGAGACACGCAAGGATAAGCCCGAAGAGGTTAATGGGACAGCTTCAAGTCTCGATATTCTGGTGGTCGAAGACAACTTGGTGAACCAGATCGTCGCCAAGCAGCGGCTCAAGAAGTTAGGCCATGTTGTGACGATTGCCGGTGATAGCCTGGATGCCCTCGAGGCCCTTAAAAAGAAGCGCTACGATTGCATCCTGATGGATATTCAAATGCCGGGAATGGATGGCTACGAGACAACGGCCGCGATCCGGAAATATGAAAAAGAGAACAGACAGGCCGCGCATTACATTGTGGCGATGACGGCGCACGCCATGAAGGGCGATGAAGAGCGTTGCCTTGCGGCGGGCATGGATAACTACATTGCCAAGCCTTTCCGAGTGGAACGTCTTAAAGAAGTGCTCCTGCAGGCTGAATCGCACGAGCAAAAGACCGGAGGAGAGGCACTTTCCCGAAAGGGAGGATTTGCCGAATACCTGACGACATTGAGTAACGAAGACCGGGAGGATCTGCTGGTGGCTGCGAAGATTTACATAGAGACGCTTCCGGGGGATATCGCCAAACTTCAACGTGCGCTTGAGGACAAGGATTTCGAACAATCTTATTTCATGGCGCACAACCTGAAGAGCGTGGTCGGCCACTTTGGGCAGGAAGATTCGGTCTCTCTTGCGGTCGCTTTGGAACAAGCCAGCAAAAAGAAACTCGAGCGTGAGGTCCGTGCACGCGGGCGTGAGTTTATTGAGTCGCTGCAAATTCTTGCTCGAGATGTTGCAGCCGAGTTGAAAAAAGCCGAAACCCGCGTCTGA
- a CDS encoding phytoene desaturase family protein: MPTSLNGQHFETVIIGAGMAGMAAGIRLALAGKNVIILERHNASGGLNSFYSQDGRKFDVGLHAMTNYVPKGTKGTPLAKLLRQLRIPYDALDLCPQYGSKVAFPGCELKFNNDFALLESEVARAFPKQIDGFRALADEVRTLDAFNLGAIPTSAREAVQRHISDPLLEDMLFCPVMYYGSAEEHDMDYGQFAIMFRSLFFEGFARPFDGVRVIIRLLQNKYRELGGVRKMKCGIQKIHTEGNRASAITLDNGETITADKIISSAGAVETARLCADQAEEAEADNIGQLSFTETITVLDRQPVDFGWDDTIIFFNTRDRFYYGRCENDLVDPTSGVICFPNNYDYGDRQLDEGFLRITATANHDKWCALDEEEYLAQKAHWYGELQKVALGILPEPKLDLDEHRIAKDMFTPRTVRKYTGHLNGAIYGAPNKIKDGRTHLENLYLAGTDQGFLGIVGAMLSGISMANLHVLQGN; this comes from the coding sequence ATGCCCACTTCCTTAAACGGCCAGCACTTTGAAACCGTCATCATCGGCGCCGGCATGGCGGGCATGGCTGCCGGCATCCGCCTGGCGCTGGCGGGCAAGAATGTCATTATCTTGGAGCGCCACAATGCCTCCGGCGGGCTGAACTCTTTCTATAGCCAGGATGGCCGCAAGTTCGATGTCGGGCTGCATGCCATGACCAACTACGTGCCCAAGGGGACCAAGGGTACCCCACTGGCCAAGCTGCTGCGCCAGCTCCGCATCCCCTACGACGCACTCGATCTCTGTCCGCAGTACGGCTCCAAGGTCGCCTTTCCCGGCTGTGAGTTGAAGTTCAATAACGACTTCGCGCTTCTGGAATCGGAAGTGGCCCGCGCCTTCCCCAAGCAGATCGACGGCTTCCGCGCCCTCGCCGACGAGGTTCGCACGCTCGACGCTTTCAATCTGGGAGCCATTCCCACCTCGGCCCGCGAGGCGGTGCAGCGACACATCAGCGACCCGCTGCTCGAAGACATGCTCTTCTGCCCGGTCATGTACTACGGCAGCGCCGAAGAGCACGACATGGACTACGGGCAGTTCGCCATCATGTTCCGCTCGCTCTTCTTCGAGGGCTTTGCCCGCCCCTTTGACGGCGTGCGCGTCATCATCCGCCTCCTCCAAAACAAATACCGCGAGCTCGGCGGGGTGCGGAAGATGAAGTGCGGCATTCAGAAAATCCATACCGAGGGCAACCGAGCCAGCGCCATCACTCTGGACAACGGCGAAACCATCACGGCGGACAAAATCATTTCCAGCGCCGGAGCGGTCGAAACTGCGCGGCTCTGCGCGGATCAGGCCGAAGAGGCCGAAGCCGACAACATTGGCCAGCTCAGCTTCACCGAAACCATCACCGTGCTCGACCGCCAGCCAGTGGACTTCGGGTGGGACGATACCATTATTTTCTTCAACACCCGCGACCGCTTTTACTACGGCCGCTGCGAAAACGATCTGGTCGACCCGACCAGCGGGGTGATCTGCTTCCCCAACAACTACGATTACGGCGACCGCCAACTGGACGAGGGCTTTCTTCGCATCACTGCCACGGCCAACCACGACAAGTGGTGTGCGCTCGATGAGGAAGAGTACCTTGCGCAGAAGGCACACTGGTATGGCGAGCTGCAGAAGGTCGCGCTCGGCATTCTGCCCGAGCCCAAGCTCGACCTCGACGAACACCGCATCGCCAAGGATATGTTCACTCCGCGCACCGTGCGCAAATACACCGGTCATCTCAACGGTGCCATCTACGGCGCGCCCAACAAGATCAAGGACGGCCGGACCCACTTGGAGAATCTTTACCTCGCGGGCACGGACCAGGGCTTTCTCGGCATCGTCGGCGCCATGCTGAGCGGCATCTCCATGGCCAACCTGCACGTCTTGCAGGGCAACTGA
- the der gene encoding ribosome biogenesis GTPase Der — MIDPSRTVALVGRPNVGKSRLFNRLCGRRLSIVHDMPGVTRDLISAEVRDDYVLLDTGGIGMELEMTPKKIATAAEDQVDFAIRAASVILFVVDVRSGITALDEMVAEKLRRYGKQVLLVANKVDNQEEEADADEFSRLGLGDAYTVSAEHGRGITVLNEAIDEMLGPKPEGSSGDKDKRIRISLLGRPNVGKSSIGNRLLDSNRLIVSDVPGTTRDSIELDLDYKHPDGETLKFRLADTAGLRMKRKVDSPVEYFSGVRTQHALERSDVVFLVIDAVEGVTKQDQALAGEVLDTGRALVIVVNKWDLIIQRWEEEPIEGYKNLKHFLKSYEDSLRKEMFFLPDPPVLFVSAMTGFKIESLLETAASVQATLDLKLPTGRLNNLIQSLFEARSPKLVGTKRFKVFYAVQVGSRPLKIRFYCNRVERLDPGYRRYLEKAIIHEFRLSGCPVRFDLVGKDKRYEGGEGEFAPRQSDKIQKKNRVRKMGEDAAKQDRKHPERRKKIAQSKAAHNRPGKKR, encoded by the coding sequence ATGATCGATCCATCCAGAACAGTTGCCCTTGTGGGCCGTCCAAACGTCGGGAAAAGCCGTCTCTTCAACCGGCTTTGCGGGCGTCGCTTGTCCATCGTCCACGACATGCCGGGGGTGACGCGCGATCTCATTTCCGCCGAAGTTCGCGACGACTATGTTTTGCTGGACACCGGCGGGATCGGGATGGAGTTGGAGATGACACCAAAAAAGATCGCCACTGCGGCCGAAGACCAGGTCGACTTCGCGATCCGGGCAGCTTCTGTGATTCTGTTTGTCGTCGACGTACGCAGCGGGATCACGGCACTCGATGAAATGGTGGCGGAAAAGCTCCGTCGCTATGGGAAACAGGTGTTGCTCGTGGCCAATAAAGTCGACAACCAGGAAGAGGAAGCGGATGCCGATGAGTTCAGCCGGCTCGGGCTGGGCGATGCCTACACGGTCTCGGCGGAGCACGGGCGGGGGATCACTGTTCTGAACGAAGCCATTGACGAAATGCTCGGGCCCAAGCCGGAAGGTTCTTCGGGCGACAAGGACAAGCGTATCCGGATCTCTTTGCTCGGTCGGCCCAACGTGGGCAAGTCGTCGATTGGGAACCGTCTGCTCGACTCCAACCGTCTCATCGTCAGCGATGTACCCGGCACCACTCGTGATTCCATCGAACTGGACCTCGACTACAAACATCCGGATGGCGAGACATTGAAGTTCCGCCTGGCGGACACTGCGGGCCTGCGTATGAAGCGAAAGGTCGACAGCCCGGTGGAATACTTTTCCGGGGTCCGTACCCAGCACGCGTTGGAGCGCTCGGACGTGGTCTTTTTGGTGATCGATGCGGTCGAAGGGGTGACCAAACAGGATCAAGCACTTGCCGGCGAGGTGCTCGATACCGGTCGCGCGCTCGTGATCGTAGTCAATAAGTGGGATCTTATTATTCAGCGCTGGGAAGAGGAGCCGATCGAGGGCTATAAAAACCTCAAGCACTTCCTCAAGTCCTACGAGGATTCGTTGCGTAAGGAGATGTTTTTTTTGCCCGATCCACCGGTACTCTTTGTCTCGGCGATGACGGGCTTCAAAATCGAATCACTTTTGGAGACCGCAGCGTCGGTTCAGGCCACTCTCGACCTCAAGCTGCCGACCGGGCGCCTGAATAATCTCATTCAAAGTCTTTTTGAGGCGCGCTCACCCAAGCTCGTGGGCACCAAACGCTTTAAAGTCTTTTACGCCGTGCAAGTGGGATCGCGTCCCTTGAAAATTCGGTTTTATTGCAACCGAGTGGAACGCCTCGACCCCGGTTATCGCCGCTATCTGGAGAAAGCCATTATCCATGAGTTCCGCCTCAGCGGTTGCCCGGTACGTTTCGACCTTGTGGGTAAAGACAAGCGCTACGAAGGAGGCGAGGGCGAGTTCGCCCCGCGCCAGAGTGACAAGATCCAAAAGAAAAACCGCGTCCGCAAGATGGGCGAAGACGCCGCCAAACAGGACCGCAAGCATCCCGAACGCCGGAAGAAGATTGCCCAGTCAAAAGCGGCGCACAATCGCCCCGGGAAGAAGCGTTAA
- a CDS encoding alpha/beta fold hydrolase, producing the protein MSHLRASDLPPDVRLEYPYAGNLFEQPDGTVMHYLDEGNGPVVLMLHGNPTWSFYYRNLVNELVRSGFRCIVPDHIGCGLSDQPQEYDYTFKRRIDDVERLVDHLGISSFNLVVHDWGGAIGCGLAGRRAEALDKLVLLNTAAYHSKRIPLRIALVKCPLVGPFMIRGLNAFAGPAANMSVVQPLSKSVRRGFLWPYRSWSKRVAVWNFVKDIPLWDSHPSYATLTEVEKGLEHLREKPIQLVWGGKDFCFNDHFLQRWQEIFPHAETRYHKHCGHYILEDGGLKVWQEIRGFLQI; encoded by the coding sequence ATGAGTCATTTACGAGCCAGCGATCTACCGCCTGACGTGCGGCTGGAATATCCCTATGCGGGAAATCTTTTCGAGCAGCCCGACGGGACGGTGATGCACTATCTTGATGAGGGGAATGGTCCGGTCGTGCTGATGCTCCACGGGAATCCGACCTGGTCGTTTTACTACCGGAATTTGGTCAACGAGCTGGTCCGTTCGGGCTTTCGTTGCATCGTGCCGGATCATATCGGCTGTGGACTTTCCGACCAGCCGCAGGAATACGACTACACGTTCAAGCGCCGGATTGACGATGTGGAGCGTCTGGTCGATCACCTGGGGATTTCCAGCTTCAATTTGGTTGTGCACGACTGGGGTGGAGCGATCGGTTGTGGCTTGGCCGGGCGGCGCGCGGAAGCACTCGATAAACTGGTTCTGCTCAACACTGCGGCTTACCATTCGAAGCGGATACCGCTTCGCATCGCATTGGTAAAATGCCCGCTGGTTGGGCCCTTCATGATCCGGGGCCTGAACGCTTTTGCCGGCCCGGCTGCGAACATGTCGGTGGTGCAGCCGCTTTCCAAGTCGGTGCGCCGGGGCTTCCTCTGGCCATATCGAAGTTGGTCCAAGCGGGTAGCGGTCTGGAATTTTGTCAAAGACATCCCTCTGTGGGACTCGCACCCGTCTTACGCCACTTTGACCGAGGTCGAGAAGGGGCTGGAACATTTGCGTGAAAAGCCGATCCAACTGGTTTGGGGCGGCAAGGATTTTTGTTTTAATGATCACTTTTTACAGCGTTGGCAGGAAATTTTCCCCCATGCCGAAACTCGCTATCACAAGCATTGTGGGCACTATATCTTGGAGGACGGCGGTCTCAAAGTCTGGCAGGAGATCCGCGGGTTCCTGCAAATCTGA
- a CDS encoding FitA-like ribbon-helix-helix domain-containing protein codes for MKSLHIRNLDDEVLSGLKRRASRHRRSLQKEIEVLLKDAARMSPPEEDPAEIAELKLNTVADGRADITWNRDMIYGDDGR; via the coding sequence ATGAAATCGCTACATATCCGGAATCTGGATGACGAGGTGCTTAGTGGACTGAAAAGAAGAGCCTCCAGACATCGTCGTTCACTCCAGAAAGAGATTGAAGTCCTGCTCAAAGATGCGGCTCGAATGTCTCCCCCAGAAGAAGATCCAGCAGAGATAGCAGAACTAAAGCTCAATACGGTTGCGGACGGTCGTGCCGACATAACTTGGAACCGGGACATGATCTATGGTGACGACGGACGCTGA